The proteins below come from a single Staphylococcus sp. MI 10-1553 genomic window:
- a CDS encoding aldo/keto reductase yields the protein MEQFTLKDGQSIDQLGFGTYKLNGTKGAHAMTDALNLGYRLLDTAYNYENEGAVGRAIQNSHVHRDEIWVTSKLPGRYQSEPQVYETIQESLYRLGLDYLDFYLIHWPNPKQGKFVEAWKAMIAAQKSGLVRYIGVCNFLPEHIEQLEKETGVLPAINQIELHPYFNQKDMIAYHEKKGILTQAWSPLGRDNGVMDEPVLKQLSSKYDKTVAQVILRWHIQNGVMPIPKATSSKRQLENFDIFDFHITDEDLQAFDQLTRVDGRRKNQDPAVYEEF from the coding sequence ATGGAACAGTTTACTTTGAAAGATGGACAATCTATCGATCAATTAGGCTTCGGTACGTATAAATTAAATGGAACAAAAGGTGCTCATGCGATGACGGATGCATTGAATTTGGGTTATCGTTTATTAGACACGGCATACAATTATGAAAATGAAGGTGCTGTTGGGAGAGCGATTCAAAATAGTCACGTGCATAGAGACGAGATTTGGGTCACTTCAAAATTACCTGGACGCTACCAAAGTGAACCGCAAGTTTATGAAACCATTCAAGAATCATTATATCGTCTTGGTTTAGACTATCTTGATTTTTACTTAATTCATTGGCCTAATCCGAAACAAGGTAAATTTGTAGAAGCATGGAAAGCAATGATTGCAGCACAAAAATCTGGATTAGTCAGATATATCGGCGTTTGTAATTTCCTACCTGAACATATTGAGCAACTTGAAAAAGAAACAGGTGTGTTACCAGCGATTAACCAAATTGAGTTACATCCTTATTTTAACCAAAAAGATATGATCGCCTATCATGAAAAGAAAGGCATCTTAACACAAGCGTGGAGTCCATTAGGTCGAGACAACGGTGTGATGGACGAACCTGTATTAAAACAACTTTCCTCAAAATATGACAAGACGGTCGCTCAAGTCATTTTAAGATGGCATATTCAAAATGGAGTCATGCCAATCCCGAAAGCGACATCATCAAAACGTCAACTTGAAAACTTTGACATTTTTGATTTCCATATCACGGATGAAGATTTACAAGCGTTTGACCAACTGACACGTGTTGACGGTCGACGCAAGAACCAAGATCCCGCTGTTTACGAAGAATTTTAA
- a CDS encoding HelD family protein — protein MLLNFNDEKNFLKETVSFIENEIKSLNSYHLNVKKKIINQRKKMNDNENWMLNFDSANAVDNVQDLTFLRSEESNYNHIDEKLTIYKRLLNRPYFGKIMLEEESIYIGTQTIVDNDYNILVCDWRAPIASLFYETGVGDLQYKSEDGRKIKEYVKGRRQFKIKNGELLSFVDSDVFIGDSELINYKIKSTDSKLTNIVNTIQQDQNEIIRLPINEDVLVLGPPGSGKTAIAMQRIAYLLFKYKHKITHDNLMFIAPNRIFNDYVSNVLPELGEKNIQIDSLKSMIAKILYFKNMRVESKARMIDRLYASKEDSDVFYKKTSGEFLDFMRDELAEDKCDFHFKDVKDEQHHIIINSTTLQSMFLELREKHDVKTTIQKIKNRLVNAYNKEYQKIYKTLFIKLNSNDAYIGEKSDLDKQAKKEASRMLKRAKRTINNYQFIDIPKMYRDICHHYQLDFEYKQKEMYQEDFWALVWLYTKIIKVSNNDFKHILIDEVQDYSIIQLDIIHQLFPEAHFTFLGDMNQSFLVKSIIDFSKMTINTKTLTTSYRSTKSINRYLQTLKSTDTKVVGEEGKDVVEASHVSTSYIIDIVTQSSGSVAIVVPSQKEAQSLYEELSDNIEIYLIEENDTFVPEGNVLIPYYLVKGFEYHTVISWGHHHYNQNIKYIIGSRAISQLYLIDT, from the coding sequence ATGTTATTAAACTTTAATGATGAAAAGAATTTTTTAAAAGAAACGGTTTCTTTTATTGAAAATGAAATTAAAAGCTTAAACTCGTATCACCTTAATGTAAAAAAGAAGATTATTAATCAACGTAAAAAGATGAATGATAATGAAAATTGGATGTTAAATTTTGACAGCGCAAATGCCGTAGATAATGTTCAAGATTTGACGTTTTTAAGGTCAGAAGAATCAAATTATAATCATATTGATGAAAAACTGACCATTTATAAAAGGCTGCTAAATCGGCCTTATTTTGGAAAAATCATGCTAGAAGAAGAATCAATATATATTGGCACACAGACAATTGTAGACAATGATTACAATATTTTGGTGTGTGATTGGAGAGCGCCAATCGCAAGTCTGTTTTATGAAACTGGAGTTGGTGATTTACAGTATAAAAGTGAGGATGGGAGGAAGATAAAGGAGTATGTGAAAGGAAGAAGACAATTTAAAATTAAAAATGGGGAGTTATTAAGTTTTGTTGACAGTGACGTATTTATTGGAGATTCGGAACTGATTAATTACAAAATAAAGTCTACAGACAGTAAACTAACTAATATTGTTAATACGATTCAACAAGACCAAAATGAAATCATTAGATTGCCAATCAATGAGGATGTCTTAGTTTTAGGCCCACCAGGAAGCGGTAAAACAGCGATTGCTATGCAAAGAATAGCTTATCTGCTTTTTAAATATAAACATAAGATCACTCATGATAATTTGATGTTCATTGCACCTAATCGCATATTTAATGATTATGTATCGAATGTCTTACCTGAATTAGGTGAGAAAAATATTCAAATTGATAGTTTGAAAAGTATGATTGCTAAAATATTGTATTTTAAAAATATGCGTGTGGAATCAAAAGCGAGAATGATTGACCGATTGTACGCGAGCAAAGAAGATTCAGATGTGTTTTATAAAAAAACGAGTGGTGAATTTTTGGATTTTATGAGAGATGAATTAGCCGAGGATAAATGTGATTTTCACTTTAAAGATGTCAAAGATGAACAGCACCATATCATAATAAATAGTACGACATTGCAGTCAATGTTTTTGGAGTTAAGAGAAAAACACGACGTCAAGACAACCATTCAAAAAATTAAAAATAGGTTAGTTAATGCATATAATAAGGAATATCAAAAAATATATAAGACTTTATTTATAAAACTTAATAGCAATGATGCTTATATAGGAGAAAAATCTGATCTCGATAAGCAAGCTAAAAAAGAAGCATCAAGAATGTTAAAACGAGCTAAGCGTACGATTAATAATTATCAATTTATCGATATACCTAAGATGTATCGTGATATATGTCATCATTATCAACTAGATTTCGAATATAAACAGAAAGAAATGTATCAGGAAGATTTTTGGGCACTGGTATGGCTATATACAAAAATAATAAAAGTATCGAACAATGATTTTAAACATATCCTCATTGATGAAGTACAGGACTATAGCATCATTCAGTTAGATATCATACACCAGTTATTTCCAGAAGCCCATTTCACTTTTCTGGGCGATATGAATCAAAGCTTTTTAGTTAAGTCTATAATAGATTTTTCAAAAATGACTATAAATACTAAAACTTTAACAACATCGTATCGATCTACAAAATCAATTAATCGCTATCTACAGACATTAAAATCAACCGACACAAAAGTTGTAGGAGAAGAAGGAAAGGATGTAGTGGAGGCGTCTCATGTGAGTACTTCATATATAATCGATATTGTTACGCAGTCTAGCGGTTCAGTAGCTATTGTAGTGCCGTCACAAAAAGAGGCACAAAGTTTATACGAAGAATTATCAGATAATATCGAAATTTATTTGATAGAAGAAAATGATACTTTTGTACCCGAAGGAAATGTTTTGATACCTTATTATCTCGTTAAGGGGTTTGAATATCACACAGTCATATCTTGGGGACATCATCACTATAATCAGAACATAAAATATATAATTGGATCTCGTGCGATTTCTCAACTTTATCTGATAGATACTTAG
- a CDS encoding CsbD family protein gives MADQENRFEQAKGNIKETVGNVTDNQSLENEGKQDKASGKAKEVVENVKDKANDMIDKFKK, from the coding sequence ATGGCAGATCAAGAGAATAGATTTGAACAAGCTAAAGGTAACATCAAAGAAACAGTTGGTAATGTAACAGACAACCAATCATTAGAAAATGAAGGTAAGCAAGATAAAGCTTCTGGTAAAGCTAAAGAAGTCGTTGAAAATGTAAAAGATAAAGCAAATGACATGATTGATAAGTTTAAAAAATAA
- a CDS encoding replication-associated recombination protein A: MLTEPLASRMRPRNIDEVIGQQHLVGETGIIRRMVNAKRLSSMIFYGPPGIGKTSIAQAIAGSTAFKFRQLNAVTNTKKDMQMIVDEAKMSGQVILLLDEIHRLDKAKQDFLLPHLENGKIVLIGATTSNPYHAINPAIRSRAQIFELFPLDKDDIKVALANALEDEERGLKQFNGTIDDDAFEYFATQSQGDVRSALNALELAVLSANDQPPHITLQDAEDCLQRGAFLSDKDGDMHYDVMSAFQKSIRGSDVDAALHYLGRLIQAGDLPTIARRLLVISYEDIGLASPGAGQRTLAAIESAERLGFPEARIPLSQAVIELCLSPKSNSAIRSIDAALSDIRKGHVGQVPDYLKDGHYQGAKALGRAVGYQYPHNYPNGFVAQQYLPDLLKKRQYYTPKDTSKSEQQFKQIYENIKQQQNEL, translated from the coding sequence ATGTTGACTGAACCACTCGCTTCCAGAATGCGTCCACGGAATATTGATGAAGTCATTGGACAACAACATCTCGTTGGAGAAACGGGGATTATTCGTCGTATGGTCAACGCGAAAAGGTTGTCATCTATGATATTTTACGGTCCTCCAGGCATCGGAAAAACAAGTATTGCTCAAGCGATAGCGGGCAGTACTGCTTTCAAGTTTAGACAATTGAACGCTGTAACGAACACGAAAAAAGATATGCAAATGATTGTCGATGAAGCAAAAATGTCAGGACAAGTCATTTTATTACTGGATGAAATTCATAGATTAGACAAAGCCAAACAAGATTTTTTATTACCACATTTAGAAAATGGAAAAATTGTACTCATCGGCGCAACAACTTCAAATCCTTATCACGCTATTAACCCAGCGATTCGTTCAAGAGCCCAAATTTTTGAATTATTTCCTCTCGATAAAGATGATATTAAAGTGGCATTAGCTAATGCACTAGAAGATGAAGAAAGAGGCTTAAAACAATTCAACGGTACAATTGACGATGATGCGTTTGAATATTTTGCAACACAAAGTCAAGGTGACGTGCGCAGTGCTTTAAATGCTTTAGAGTTAGCAGTACTAAGTGCAAACGACCAGCCTCCTCATATTACATTGCAAGATGCGGAAGATTGTTTACAGCGCGGGGCGTTTTTAAGTGATAAAGATGGAGATATGCATTATGACGTGATGAGTGCATTTCAAAAATCCATTCGAGGGAGTGATGTGGATGCTGCACTTCACTACTTAGGACGTCTCATTCAAGCAGGTGACCTTCCTACAATTGCGAGAAGACTGCTTGTCATCAGTTATGAAGATATCGGCTTAGCTTCTCCGGGTGCCGGTCAACGGACATTAGCTGCAATCGAATCCGCTGAAAGATTAGGATTTCCAGAAGCACGCATTCCACTCAGTCAAGCAGTCATTGAACTATGTCTCTCACCAAAATCCAATTCAGCGATTCGTTCTATTGACGCCGCGTTAAGTGACATTCGTAAAGGGCATGTCGGTCAAGTGCCGGACTATTTAAAAGATGGTCATTACCAAGGGGCTAAAGCATTAGGACGTGCAGTGGGCTATCAATATCCACACAATTATCCAAATGGCTTCGTGGCACAACAATATTTGCCGGACTTGTTGAAGAAAAGACAATATTATACACCTAAAGACACATCGAAGTCAGAACAACAATTTAAACAAATATACGAAAATATTAAACAACAGCAAAACGAATTGTGA
- a CDS encoding MFS transporter — protein MKMNIIKFVTNDFLVGLGSSIFNLAIMWYTLEKTGSAFHTALIGSLSHIAQISVGSYAGIKADQFNQPIRMMKYSLRINSLVLLLICILIGTSEINIFILIFLLLIREIVMVFQFPNQNKLIPKLSYSRENVKRILSYRSLTKSVSMMIGFSMAGILFAKIPFLWLLSSIIIIFLISSVIISQINISQNENFKETHLNKSTNKEQFLMTLEMILSDYYLKRVLISSIFLNVISMVAPTFIVYFNQYLEANSSDYGMFQFLIALGSILAATLGIKMKKVIPPYSILLSFWLAMSITFIYMYINSSIHFAIMLGVIIGVCLTLPNILFSTYKIVIIEDEYRGRISGMIQSISTIFIPFSYYFSAYVSDYFGANVVFLIAGLMQLFILAMLLFDKKLRVNFNKMV, from the coding sequence ATGAAAATGAATATCATTAAATTTGTGACAAATGACTTTTTAGTAGGATTAGGGAGTAGTATTTTCAATTTGGCTATTATGTGGTACACGCTAGAAAAAACGGGTTCAGCTTTTCATACGGCGTTGATTGGTTCTTTGTCTCATATCGCTCAAATTAGTGTCGGATCATATGCAGGAATTAAAGCTGATCAATTTAATCAACCTATTAGGATGATGAAGTATAGCTTAAGAATAAATAGCTTAGTTTTATTACTGATATGTATCTTAATAGGAACTTCAGAAATTAATATATTTATATTAATTTTTTTGTTGTTAATAAGAGAAATAGTAATGGTTTTTCAATTTCCAAATCAGAACAAGCTCATACCTAAATTAAGTTACTCAAGAGAGAATGTTAAACGTATCCTTAGCTATAGGAGTTTAACTAAAAGTGTATCAATGATGATAGGTTTTTCTATGGCTGGTATTTTATTTGCGAAAATCCCCTTTCTATGGCTACTTAGTAGTATCATTATCATATTTCTAATTAGTTCTGTCATTATCAGTCAAATCAATATTTCTCAAAATGAAAACTTTAAAGAGACCCATTTGAATAAAAGTACCAATAAGGAACAGTTTTTAATGACGCTTGAAATGATTTTAAGTGATTATTATCTAAAAAGAGTTTTAATAAGTTCAATATTTTTAAATGTCATTAGTATGGTAGCACCCACATTTATCGTTTATTTTAATCAGTATTTGGAGGCAAACTCTAGTGATTATGGTATGTTTCAATTTTTGATAGCTCTAGGGAGTATATTGGCCGCTACATTAGGCATCAAAATGAAAAAGGTAATACCGCCTTATTCTATTTTGCTCAGTTTTTGGTTAGCTATGAGTATTACATTTATATATATGTATATTAATAGTTCTATCCATTTTGCGATCATGCTTGGCGTGATTATAGGGGTTTGTCTTACACTGCCAAATATCTTATTTAGCACTTATAAGATTGTGATTATAGAAGACGAATATAGAGGAAGAATATCTGGAATGATTCAATCTATAAGTACGATATTTATCCCATTTTCATATTATTTTTCAGCATATGTATCAGACTATTTTGGGGCTAATGTCGTATTTTTAATTGCAGGTTTGATGCAACTATTCATTTTGGCTATGCTCTTATTTGATAAGAAGTTAAGAGTGAATTTTAATAAGATGGTGTAA
- a CDS encoding GNAT family N-acetyltransferase codes for MKKLIIGDRIELRSPDLYMAKDIFDLVNNNFLNFNLFLPWVQKVKSINDIEQMIIGYQNFFAQNKEYRFYIFEIENQELIGSITLRKINMSLLQAELGFWLDSAHVGNGYIVEAFHILSKEVNDFKSIIAYTNYNNHRCIKTLKNLHFSELTINDSDISFIKFF; via the coding sequence ATGAAGAAGTTAATTATCGGAGATAGAATTGAATTAAGATCTCCAGATTTATATATGGCAAAAGATATATTTGATTTGGTTAACAATAATTTTTTAAACTTCAATCTTTTTTTACCATGGGTTCAGAAAGTAAAAAGTATTAATGACATTGAACAAATGATTATTGGATATCAGAATTTTTTTGCCCAAAATAAAGAGTATAGATTTTATATTTTCGAAATAGAAAATCAAGAGTTAATTGGCTCCATTACTTTACGTAAAATTAACATGTCATTACTACAAGCCGAATTAGGGTTTTGGTTAGATAGCGCACATGTTGGTAACGGATACATAGTTGAAGCTTTTCACATACTTTCCAAAGAAGTAAATGACTTTAAAAGTATCATCGCTTATACAAATTATAATAACCACAGATGCATTAAAACTTTAAAAAATTTACATTTCTCTGAACTAACTATAAATGATAGTGATATATCATTTATAAAATTCTTTTAA
- a CDS encoding LLM class flavin-dependent oxidoreductase produces MPNPMKYSALNLVPIRKGNNEKEAIAQMVALAQHLEQHQYERLWIAEHHNAPNLVSSATALLIQHALHHTNEMRIGSGGIMLPNHAPLVVAEQFGTLNTLYGDRVDLGLGRAPGTDMATASALRRDQHQGVYQFPDEVQQLLQYFGPDTKQGYVKAIPAVDKNVPIYILGSSTDSAHLAAREGLPYVFAGHFAPQQMQEAIAIYKDLFEPSEYLQAPYVIVCLNVIMADSDEEAQYLATTQSQIFASILKGRMNKMQPPTEDLSQLLSPREIAIAEARLQHSLIGDKASVNQQLDAFLQKHGWIDEMMVISYIYDTALQHRSYRYFKELIDERNQKQ; encoded by the coding sequence ATGCCAAATCCAATGAAATACTCAGCATTAAATCTTGTTCCGATTAGAAAAGGTAATAATGAAAAAGAAGCCATCGCACAAATGGTGGCACTCGCTCAGCATTTAGAACAGCATCAATACGAGCGATTATGGATTGCAGAACATCACAACGCACCAAATCTTGTGAGCTCAGCGACTGCATTGCTTATCCAACATGCATTACACCATACGAACGAAATGAGAATTGGCTCAGGAGGCATTATGTTACCGAATCATGCCCCACTTGTTGTAGCTGAACAATTTGGTACGTTAAACACGTTATATGGGGATCGTGTAGATCTTGGCTTAGGGCGCGCACCTGGTACAGACATGGCAACCGCAAGTGCACTCCGTCGAGATCAACATCAAGGTGTTTATCAATTTCCTGATGAAGTGCAACAGTTACTGCAATATTTTGGTCCAGATACGAAACAAGGCTATGTAAAAGCAATTCCTGCAGTTGACAAAAACGTACCGATTTATATTCTCGGCTCTTCAACGGACTCTGCACATTTAGCTGCTAGAGAAGGATTGCCTTACGTTTTTGCAGGTCATTTCGCACCACAACAAATGCAAGAAGCCATTGCAATCTATAAAGATCTGTTTGAACCATCCGAATATTTACAAGCGCCATATGTCATCGTCTGTTTAAATGTCATTATGGCGGACTCAGATGAAGAAGCACAGTATCTTGCTACGACGCAATCCCAAATCTTTGCAAGTATATTAAAAGGTAGAATGAATAAAATGCAACCGCCTACTGAAGATTTGAGTCAACTGTTATCACCGAGAGAAATTGCAATAGCTGAAGCACGTCTACAGCATTCACTGATTGGCGATAAAGCATCTGTCAATCAACAATTAGACGCCTTTTTACAAAAACACGGTTGGATTGATGAAATGATGGTCATCAGCTATATTTATGACACCGCATTGCAACATCGCTCATATCGTTACTTTAAAGAATTGATTGACGAACGTAACCAAAAACAATAA
- a CDS encoding class III lanthionine synthetase LanKC N-terminal domain-containing protein — MENYNSILHKIVGESKGRIDITLKRYWLVFGNRADIPKAGKKIHVSIGKKIDSDFIINISSMLNRHGHVWKIPNDIYIAKYLMSDSDNYRIKGKFFTIYPRDNKEFFEVIGRLLLVDEIFDDCIDVKGEYRILNSRIFFRYYDKEVESI, encoded by the coding sequence ATGGAAAATTACAATTCAATTTTACATAAAATAGTAGGAGAAAGTAAAGGGAGAATCGACATTACACTCAAGAGATACTGGTTAGTTTTTGGGAATAGAGCTGATATACCTAAAGCAGGAAAAAAGATACATGTATCTATTGGTAAAAAAATAGATAGTGATTTTATTATAAATATTAGCTCGATGTTAAATAGACATGGACATGTTTGGAAAATTCCGAATGATATATATATAGCAAAATATTTAATGAGTGATAGTGATAATTATAGAATAAAAGGTAAATTTTTCACAATTTATCCTAGAGATAATAAAGAATTTTTTGAAGTAATAGGTAGACTATTACTTGTTGATGAAATATTTGATGATTGTATAGATGTAAAAGGTGAGTATAGAATTTTAAATTCTAGGATCTTTTTTAGATATTATGATAAAGAGGTGGAATCTATATGA
- a CDS encoding MFS transporter: protein MHKEVHSQLRLTIAWITLFLVGTDLFVVSPLLPSMIHEFNISAQQASWIVTSFAVIYAVMAPIFGVLADRWGKKKNIVVGLILFSFANALTFIASSYLMMILSRIWAGGAAAMITSSVFALTGDLAPKNKNGLYLSIATSGFLTAIWVGAPVGNLIGNITDWRTVFIILATGTLVLSALNGFAFPERINTQQRQPLHFEQFKSMGRDVLVTTFWALAVYGVYTFLGEIFKNVTGLSRVMSSVAFTFYGIGALFGSVSGGWLSDKLGNDRVIKIGMTGLGLLLIAVGFTVTHPLLLFPLLTLWAFSGYFMFSSYQSFIAKRNAAFSGRIMAWNQTAMYVGITLGSWLGGGLIAYHYIFLLFVSCAASAFMGLIWYRFKIIS, encoded by the coding sequence ATGCATAAAGAAGTCCATAGTCAATTACGTTTAACCATTGCGTGGATTACACTCTTTTTAGTAGGAACAGATTTATTTGTGGTGTCCCCATTACTTCCAAGTATGATCCACGAATTTAATATATCCGCACAACAAGCGAGCTGGATAGTCACATCATTTGCGGTGATTTATGCCGTCATGGCGCCGATATTTGGTGTTTTAGCAGATCGATGGGGCAAAAAGAAAAATATTGTGGTCGGACTCATCTTATTTTCTTTTGCAAATGCGCTTACGTTTATCGCAAGTTCATATTTAATGATGATTTTAAGTCGTATTTGGGCAGGTGGCGCTGCGGCAATGATTACATCTTCTGTTTTTGCGCTTACAGGTGATTTAGCACCTAAAAATAAAAACGGATTGTATCTTTCTATAGCTACATCAGGTTTTTTAACAGCGATATGGGTCGGCGCACCGGTGGGTAACTTAATTGGGAACATCACGGACTGGCGAACGGTTTTTATCATTTTAGCAACAGGTACCTTAGTATTAAGTGCTTTAAATGGTTTCGCTTTTCCAGAGCGTATAAATACACAACAACGTCAACCTTTGCATTTCGAACAATTCAAAAGTATGGGCCGTGATGTACTTGTCACGACGTTTTGGGCGTTAGCCGTCTATGGTGTATATACTTTTCTTGGTGAAATTTTCAAAAACGTGACGGGTTTATCTAGAGTAATGTCGAGTGTTGCATTTACATTTTATGGCATTGGGGCCCTATTCGGTAGTGTATCTGGAGGATGGCTATCAGATAAACTAGGCAATGATCGTGTAATCAAAATAGGGATGACGGGTTTAGGACTACTACTCATTGCTGTAGGATTCACTGTGACACATCCCTTACTCTTGTTTCCGCTTCTCACACTATGGGCTTTCAGTGGCTATTTTATGTTCTCGTCATATCAATCTTTCATCGCTAAGCGAAACGCTGCATTTTCAGGACGGATTATGGCTTGGAATCAAACGGCTATGTATGTCGGTATTACATTAGGTTCATGGCTTGGTGGGGGATTAATCGCGTATCATTATATCTTCTTATTATTTGTCTCATGCGCAGCCTCAGCTTTTATGGGATTAATATGGTATCGCTTCAAAATCATCTCATAA
- a CDS encoding serine/threonine-protein kinase — protein MGLRTYIDYRLKNIGQELYSFCPIFYNQRFYDENNGQLVSISKHNEIWKIKKGSDYYILKKAINNNNIIINNNKLIEEGRKLKRLRHENIIKCHKIYNYSDVYLLLEYIEGNTLEHILKSRRLNISFIYKITVELLTAVNYLHEKNIIHNDLNPSNLIFSHKENKIVVIDLGIATYASSRKNQMGAEQFSAPEQLLKQKTTFKTDVWAIGCILFYCIEGHRPFRRKYEQFYKDKPVILKCIPKSFKTLILSMLEKDPHKRPTIPESMEEINKLKEFYK, from the coding sequence ATGGGACTGCGCACCTATATCGACTACAGACTAAAAAATATAGGACAAGAACTATATAGTTTTTGTCCTATATTTTATAATCAGAGATTTTATGACGAAAACAATGGTCAGCTTGTTAGTATAAGTAAACACAATGAAATATGGAAAATAAAAAAAGGCTCAGATTATTACATTTTAAAGAAAGCAATAAATAATAATAATATTATAATAAATAACAATAAATTGATAGAAGAGGGGAGAAAATTAAAGAGATTAAGACATGAGAATATAATTAAATGTCATAAAATATATAATTATTCTGATGTGTACTTATTATTAGAATATATAGAGGGAAATACGCTAGAACATATACTTAAATCCAGGAGACTGAATATATCATTTATATATAAGATAACAGTAGAATTGTTAACTGCAGTGAATTATTTGCATGAAAAAAATATAATTCATAATGATTTGAATCCAAGCAATCTTATATTCTCACATAAAGAAAATAAGATTGTAGTAATTGACTTAGGAATTGCTACGTATGCCAGTTCTCGAAAAAATCAGATGGGGGCGGAGCAGTTCTCTGCGCCTGAGCAGTTATTAAAACAAAAGACAACTTTTAAAACTGATGTTTGGGCCATAGGTTGTATATTATTCTATTGTATCGAAGGCCATAGACCGTTTAGAAGAAAGTATGAGCAGTTTTATAAGGATAAGCCAGTAATTTTAAAATGTATTCCTAAGTCTTTTAAAACACTCATATTATCAATGTTAGAAAAAGATCCTCACAAACGACCAACTATTCCTGAAAGCATGGAGGAAATAAACAAGTTAAAAGAATTTTATAAATGA
- a CDS encoding tRNA threonylcarbamoyladenosine dehydratase — MKHQFSRNELAIGQEGLDKLKQTTVAVLGVGGVGSFAAEALARTNIGHIILIDKDDVDITNVNRQLHALMTTVGQSKVSLMEERIRLINPDCKVTPLHMFYTEETYEQLFEDYDIDYVVDASDTIIYKVHLMEQCLARGIQIISSMGAANKTDPTQFEIADISKTHTDPIARIIRNKLKQKGIKKGIPVVFSGESPIVIREDVKAVVGDAQGKNRKAQMPPSSNAYVPSVVGLICASYVCNDILKDITVQRIKDK, encoded by the coding sequence ATGAAACATCAATTTTCTCGTAACGAACTGGCTATCGGACAAGAAGGGCTCGACAAATTAAAACAAACAACAGTCGCTGTATTAGGTGTCGGCGGGGTAGGTTCTTTTGCTGCAGAAGCTTTAGCGCGTACGAACATCGGACATATTATTTTAATAGATAAAGATGATGTAGATATTACAAATGTGAACCGCCAATTGCATGCGTTAATGACAACAGTAGGACAAAGTAAAGTGAGTCTGATGGAAGAACGTATTCGCTTAATTAACCCTGACTGTAAAGTGACGCCATTACATATGTTTTACACAGAAGAAACGTACGAACAACTTTTTGAAGATTATGATATTGATTATGTCGTTGATGCGAGCGATACAATTATTTATAAAGTGCACTTAATGGAACAATGTTTAGCGCGTGGTATTCAAATCATTTCAAGTATGGGTGCAGCGAACAAAACAGATCCAACACAATTTGAAATTGCTGATATTTCAAAAACACATACGGATCCTATTGCACGTATCATTCGAAATAAATTAAAGCAAAAAGGGATTAAAAAAGGGATCCCGGTTGTGTTTTCAGGTGAAAGCCCAATCGTGATTCGTGAAGATGTGAAGGCGGTAGTGGGTGATGCTCAAGGTAAAAACCGAAAAGCACAAATGCCGCCATCATCAAACGCTTATGTGCCAAGTGTGGTCGGTTTGATTTGTGCAAGTTATGTATGTAATGACATTTTGAAAGATATAACTGTACAACGTATTAAAGATAAATAA
- the cymR gene encoding cysteine metabolism transcriptional regulator CymR produces MKISTKGRYGLTLMIALAKRHGTGCVSLKTIAEENGLSDLYLEQLVGPLRNAGLIRSVRGAKGGYELKVPATEITAGDIIRLLEGPLTIVERMESEPPGQQQLWLRMRNAVREVLDQTTLQSLADYQDKDALEGYMFYI; encoded by the coding sequence ATGAAAATATCCACTAAAGGAAGATATGGTTTAACATTAATGATCGCTTTAGCCAAACGACACGGAACAGGTTGTGTGTCATTAAAAACGATCGCAGAAGAAAATGGTTTGAGTGATCTCTATTTAGAACAACTCGTAGGCCCATTAAGAAATGCGGGTCTCATTAGAAGTGTGAGAGGTGCAAAAGGCGGGTATGAATTAAAGGTGCCAGCTACTGAAATTACTGCGGGTGATATTATCCGCTTACTTGAAGGCCCATTGACTATCGTAGAACGTATGGAATCTGAACCACCTGGTCAACAACAATTATGGTTACGCATGCGCAATGCGGTGAGAGAGGTACTTGATCAAACGACATTACAATCTCTAGCTGATTATCAAGATAAAGATGCTTTAGAAGGCTACATGTTTTATATTTAA